The region CTGGTAGCTCTGGCCTATCTGTCGCTGTGTCGCGTGAAAGGATATCAGAAATTTCACAAAAAGAAGACAAACATGACTATGTTATAAAATGTAAATATTGGCGAGCCTTGTATGTTATCATAAAATAAGCATTGAAGCAAAGCCTGCCAAATTAGTACCATTTTCAATCTAATAAACTACTacttccgtcccataatgtaagatgttttttgatactagtgtagtgtcaaaaaacgtcttacattatgggacggaaggagtattaCATTCACTCAGCTTTGAAGCACAGCTAAACCTTCTTCATTCATATAAACTCCATGCTGGTTTTCCTAATGCATCCTCAGCCATCTTTCTAGATGAAAAGAAATATTCTTGAAAGCTAGCGTAAAGCATAGGTAGAAGAAACTGAAGCTTCACGATTTAGTATTTGGTAAACTGCACTTCTCATCTAGCAACACATGACCAACTAAATTAAAATGACTTAATTCTGTATGCAGACATAGCTGCATAGTGCACACCTAGCATTGCAATCGGGTAGTCTTCATTGGAATGCCAACTACTAGTAGTACATGTTACTATGTTAGTTGTTGTTTTGGGTGCAAAACTAGCAGCTCCATTCAGTCATCCAAAAATTGACTATCATTGATCTATTGTAATTTAGAAAAACAACTGTAGTTTAAAGTTACATAAATACCTAAAAAACACTTATAAAAGTATGCATGTGGCCTTTTAGAAGACAATATGTGCCTATTTTCAACCCAAAATAGATGGTACGTACGTAGTATTTACTTAATCAGCTCAGCAATATACTATCCTCTCTGTacataaatataagacgttttagagacTTGACAGAGTCTCTAAAACGTACTATTCAACAGAATGAAACCTAACTAAGAACTAACGCAATCCAAGTGCATAAGGTTAAAATGGACCAAAGCAAACACTGCTACACCAGCCAAACAGAACAAACTCAACACAGAAGGAACAAGCATACAATTGGCACCATTGCTACGAATATTCATTGGTACAATCTGCTTGCAATCTACTGCAGCCAGTACAGATGACCTGACGAATCATTCATGCACACCTTAAGGACAATGATGCACCCCTGACAGGCTGATAATAGCTTAAAGTTTGTAGCAAGGTACCATGTTCATGAAACAAACATCAATTTCCCATCTCATAGGCATCTCTAATAAAGTAGTAGTAGTAACAATACATAATCCCCAACGAAATGCCAAAATAGCAGCACTTCCAGGTGGATCAAGGCTCGGGGTCAGCACCTTACTCCTCCGTGGGGGGCGGAGCAGTCACCGACGAAGCCTCCGACACTTCAGCGCTCGGTTCCGCGGGAGTCTCtggagcggcggcggcagcggcgcgcgACTTGGCGAGCTCGAGGAGGCGGCGGCTGACCTCCTTGGAGTACGCCTGGAGGACCTCGATCCCGTCCTCCAATGAAGCAGGGGAGGCAGCGGCAGACTCCGAGGCGGCGGCGAAGGCCTCggcctcgacggcggcggcggcgccctcgGCCTCGGGCTCAGGGATGGCGCCGTAGCGCTGGGAGAGGACGCTGGGCGCGGACAGGGTCTGCACGACGCGCCGGACAACGGCGTCGCGCGTGCGCTGCGACGGCGGCCAGATGCTGAGCGACGGAAACAGCGTCTCCGACGAGGACTTCTCTGCTGGTGCCGGAGGGGTAGCAGCGTCGGCGGAGGCTTCAGTACGCGCGGGGTGGATGTCCTGAGCGCCGGCGTTGGGGGCGTCCTCGGCCATGGTGTGGAGAGCAAGGGGGCGGGGggcggagagggagagagatctgtGGCGTGGAGTGGGAGGAGAGCGAGGTGGGTTGGAGACTTGCGTGGTTGGGTCTGGTTTGGTTCGCGTCACGGGTGAGGGGGACTGCTCACGTgtatacctggccaaacctcgggccgggccgggcttcaggccgggcctagccaagcccgacacaAAACACCCAGGCCCGGGCCCGGGCCGGCACGGCCATCAGGCCTGTgtttctaggcccgagcccggcccaaacACGTAAAAACCCGTCGGGCTTccggccggcccggcccgaccttcagaAAAATGCAAAACAACGGGCCCGGGCTcggcccggccttcgggctcaaaaactagACCCGAGCCCGGCTCGGGGGCAgcttcgggccgggccgggtcaggCTTTTTCGGGCCGGGCCGGCCGGGCTGGGCTTTTCATGGCCAGGACTACTCACATGTCACGTCCGTGAAGACGACCAGCCTGGGAGCTTCTACTGGACGCTCGTTGCGTCCAACAGGGCGCCGACGCACACGGGGCGACGCGAGCACGTCGCATAGGTGCACCGATTGGGCCGGCCTATTGGAGAGTGCGCTGAAAATACAAGGTGATAACTTGCTAAAAAAAAGCAGGGCGAGATGGCTGGGAATCGAATACAGCATTGCCGACTTGCACTCGCATGCTACTAGCCACTAGGATGGACGAGCTCAGTTGACTGGCGGAAACTTACAAGAACTAAATAAAGTATAAGACTGTTTGAGAAACATCCTTTACGATTTCCCAAATAGCAAAAACAAAACGTGAATGTTTTATCAAACGCgaacattattattatatttttacaaattttgagaaaacacaaacatttttcaaCACACAAACGAATTTTGGAGACGCGAACAGATTTTTTAGAACAGAATCATTTTTTAAACTACCCAAAAAACTGAACAGGAACaatttttcaaatttggaaacacaaacaagttttgaatttcccaacatttttggaatttgtggcatttctttaaagcacaaacattttctgaatcttgagaacaaaaatTGAAtctgagaacaaatttggaagcacggACAATTTTTttaagcacaaacattttttgaatcttgagaacaaatataGAAATggagaacattttttaaagcacGCCCATTTTTTGAATCttcagaacaaaatttgaaaactcccgaacaaatttggaaacgcaaacaattttttaaagcacggaCATTTTTTGAATCTCAAGGACAAATTTTGAActagagaacaattttgaaaaatcccgaacaaatttggaagcgtgaacaattttttaaagcacaaacattttttgaatcttgagaataaattttgaaatagagaacaattttgaaaaatcccgaacaaaattggaagcgcgaacattttatgaaaacgcgaacattttatgaaatccggtatATTTTCTGCATTTTGAAAGTGTTGAAATTTTTTGTTTAAcgggaacaaattttgaattgGAGAACATTTTTTCGAAAACTGAAAATTTTATGAAAATACGAACAAAATTTGAATATTTTGAATTTCTttttaaaaaaagagaagaaaaagaaatggaaaaagaaagaaaacaaacaaacaaaaaaaatcaggaacattttttgaaattgtgaacaaaattttgaaaatgtgaacaCTATTTCAGAAATATGAACAAACTTTGATAAAAAAGAACATTTTtgaaaagcttaaaaagaaaaagggaaaaaatattaaaaaataaaaaaacatgaaaGAAGGAAAGAACAGAATAAGACTGTGAAGAAAAACCAGAAAGAACCAGTAGAAGGAATAAAAGTTTTTTCGAGTTAACCTAAACTGGTTTTAAGTTGTTGTCGCCTTTAGCTTCTTTAAATTAGCATTGTTTTTCTTACACATCCAGGTGTTAGGCGCGGTGGCTACCGCG is a window of Triticum dicoccoides isolate Atlit2015 ecotype Zavitan chromosome 2B, WEW_v2.0, whole genome shotgun sequence DNA encoding:
- the LOC119363133 gene encoding MFP1 attachment factor 1-like, which encodes MAEDAPNAGAQDIHPARTEASADAATPPAPAEKSSSETLFPSLSIWPPSQRTRDAVVRRVVQTLSAPSVLSQRYGAIPEPEAEGAAAAVEAEAFAAASESAAASPASLEDGIEVLQAYSKEVSRRLLELAKSRAAAAAAPETPAEPSAEVSEASSVTAPPPTEE